A single genomic interval of Camelina sativa cultivar DH55 chromosome 11, Cs, whole genome shotgun sequence harbors:
- the LOC104727053 gene encoding calmodulin-binding transcription activator 2-like isoform X2 yields MADRGSFGFAPRLDIKQLLSEAQHRWLRPAEICEILRNHQKFHIASEPPNRPPSGSLFLFDRKVLRYFRKDGHNWRKKKDGKTVKEAHEKLKVGSIDVLHCYYAHGEDNENFQRRCYWMLEQDLMHIVFVHYLEVKGNRMSTGGTKENHSNSLSGTGSVNVDSTATRSSILSPLCEDADSGDSRQASSSLQPNPEPQTVVPQIIHHQNAITMNSCNTASVLGNPDGWTSAPGIGLVSQVHGNRVKESDSQRSGDVPAWDASFENSLARYQNLPYNAPLTQTQPLQNQVNWQESVPLQKWPMDSHSGMTDTTDLALFGQRGHENFGTFSSLLGSQNQQPSSFQAPFTNNEAAYIPKLGPEDLIYEASANQTLPLRKALLKKEDSLKKVDSFSRWVSKELGEMEDLQMQSSSGGIAWTSVECETAAAGSSLSPSLSEDQRFTMIDFWPKWTQTDSEVEVMVIGTFLLSPQEVTSYSWSCMFGEVEVPAEILVDGVLCCHAPPHEVGRVPFYITCSDRFSCSEVREFDFLPGSTRKLNATDIYGANTIEASLHLRFDSLLALRSSVEEHHIFENVGEKRRKISKIMLLKDEKESLLPGTVEKDLSALEAKERLIREEFEDKLYLWLIHKVTEEGKGPNILDEDGQGVLHLAAALGYDWGIKPILAAGVSINFRDANGWSALHWAAFSGREDTVAVLVSLGADAGALADPSPEHPLGKTAADLAYGNGHRGISGFLAESSLTSYLEKLTVDAKENSSADSSGAKAVLTVAERTATPMSYGDVPETLSMKDSLTAVLNATQAADRLHQVFRMQSFQRKQLSELGGDNEFDISDELAVSFAAAKTKKPGHSNGAVHAAAVQIQKKYRGWKKRKEFLLIRQRIVKIQAHVRGHQVRKQYRAIIWSVGLLEKIILRWRRKGSGLRGFKRDTITKPAEPVCPAPQEDDYDFLKEGRKQTEERLQKALTRVKSMAQYPEARAQYRRLLTVVEGFRENEASSSSSALKNNNSNTEEAANYNEEDDLIDIDSLLDDDSFMSLAFE; encoded by the exons ATGGCGGATCGCGGATCTTTCGGATTTGCTCCTCGATTAG ATATCAAGCAGTTGCTGTCAGAAGCACAACACAGGTGGCTGAGACCTGCTGAGATTTGTGAAATTCTTCGCAATCATCAAAAGTTTCATATTGCCTCCGAGCCTCCCAACCGACCTCCca GTGGTTCACTCTTTCTCTTTGATAGGAAGGTGCTCAGATATTTCCGAAAAGATGGGCACAactggaggaagaagaaagatgggaaGACGGTTAAAGAGGCTCACGAAAAGCTGAAG GTAGGAAGCATTGATGTGTTACATTGTTACTACGCCCATGGAGAAGATAATGAGAACTTCCAGAGGCGGTGCTACTGGATGCTTGAACA GGATCTGATGCACATTGTTTTTGTTCACTACCTGGAGGTTAAG GGTAACCGGATGAGTACCGGTGGAACTAAAGAAAACCATTCAAATTCGTTGAGTGGCACCGGCTCTGTAAATGTTGATTCAACAGCAACCCGATCCAGCATATTGTCACCATTATGTGAAGATGCTGATTCTG GGGATAGTCGTCAAGCAAGTTCCAGTTTGCAACCAAATCCTGAACCTCAAACTGTTGTTCCTCAGATAATACATCATCAGAATGCTATCACAATGAATTCTTGTAATACGGCCTCTGTTTTGG GAAATCCAGATGGTTGGACGTCAGCTCCTGGCATTGGACTTGTTTCGCAGGTTCATGGGAACAGAGTAAAAGAAAGTGACTCCCAAAGATCAGGTGATGTCCCAGCATGGGATGCTTCCTTTGAGAATTCATTGGCAAGATACCAGAATCTACCTTATAATGCTCCGTTGACTCAGACACAGCCTCTTCAAAATCAAGTAAATTGGCAG GAAAGCGTGCCATTGCAAAAATGGCCCATGGATTCGCATTCTGGGATGACTGATACTACTGATCTTGCCTTATTTGGGCAAAGAGGACATGAAAATTTCGGGACATTTTCCAGTCTTCTTGGCAGTCAAAATCAGCAGCCTAGTAGTTTTCAAGCTCCTTTTACTAATAATGAAGCAGCATATATACCTAAATTAGGCCCCGAGGATCTTATATATGAAGCAAGTGCAAACCAAACGCTACCTCTTAGAAAAGCATTGTTAAAAAAAGAGGATAGTTTGAAAAAGGTTGACAGCTTTTCTCGGTGGGTTAGTAAAGAACTTGGGGAGATGGAGGACTTGCAGATGCAGTCTTCATCTGGAGGTATTGCATGGACTTCTGTTGAATGTGAAACTGCAGCAGCTGGGTCTTCCTTAAGTCCTTCTCTGTCCGAGGATCAGCGCTTCACTATGATCGACTTTTGGCCCAAATGGACTCAGACCGACTCAGAAGTTGAG GTAATGGTTATTGGGACATTTCTGTTGAGTCCTCAGGAAGTAACTAGCTACAGCTGGTCATGCATGTTTGGAGAAGTGGAGGTCCCAGCTGAGATATTAGTAGATGGTGTTCTTTGTTGTCATGCTCCGCCACATGAAGTCGGTCGAGTCCCATTCTATATTACATGTTCTGACAGATTCTCTTGCAGTGAAGTACGAGAATTCGATTTCCTTCCTGGGTCTACCAGAAAGTTAAATGCTACTGACATTTATGGTGCCAATACAATAGAAGCATCGCTTCATTTGCGGTTTGATAGTTTGCTGGCACTCAGATCTTCTGTTGAGGAACACcatatatttgaaaatgttGGGGAGAAACGAAGAAAAATCAGCAAAATCATGTTGCTGAAAGATGAGAAAGAGTCGCTTCTTCCCGGAACAGTTGAGAAAGATTTAAGCGCTCTGGAAGCAAAAGAGCGACTGATTAGGGAAGAGTTTGAAGATAAGTTATATCTGTGGCTCATCCATAAGGTGACTGAAGAGGGCAAGGGTCCGAATATATTAGATGAAGATGGACAGGGTGTTCTACATCTTGCCGCAGCGCTTGGGTACGATTGGGGGATAAAGCCAATATTAGCAGCAGGAGTGAGCATCAACTTCCGCGATGCAAATGGGTGGTCTGCTCTTCATTGGGCTGCATTCAGTGGCAG AGAGGATACTGTTGCTGTACTTGTCTCTCTGGGTGCTGATGCTGGAGCTTTGGCGGACCCATCTCCAGAACATCCTTTGGGTAAAACAGCTGCGGACTTGGCTTATGGAAATGGACACAGGGGAATATCGGGTTTCCTTGCAGAGTCATCCCTCACTAGCTACCTTGAAAAGCTAACAGTGGACGCTAAAGAAAACAGCTCCGCTGACTCCTCTGGAGCAAAAGCTGTTCTAACAGTAGCGGAGCGAACAGCTACTCCTATGAGTTATGGTGATGTACCAGAAACACTTTCGATGAAGGATTCACTTACTGCTGTCCTTAATGCTACACAAGCAGCTGATCGTCTTCATCAAGTGTTCAGGATGCAGTCGTTCCAGCGGAAACAGCTCTCTGAACTTGGTGGTGACAACGAATTTGATATATCCGACGAGTTAGCTGTTTCTTTTGCAGCTGCGAAGACTAAGAAGCCAGGGCACAGTAATG GTGCTGTTCATGCTGCTGCAGTTCAAATCCAGAAAAAATATCGTGgttggaagaagagaaaggagttCCTTCTGATCCGACAAAGAATCGTCAAGATTCAG GCTCATGTGAGAGGACATCAAGTCCGGAAACAATACCGAGCCATTATTTGGTCCGTAGGATTACTTGAGAAAATCATATTGCGATGGAGGCGTAAAGGTAGTGGCTTACGCGGTTTCAAACGGGATACAATCACCAAGCCAGCGGAACCTGTATGTCCTGCCCCACAAGAAGATGACTATGATTTTCTCAAGGAAGGAAGGAAACAAACAGAGGAAAGGCTTCAAAAGGCTCTAACCCGAGTGAAGTCTATGGCTCAATATCCAGAGGCAAGGGCTCAATACCGTAGACTATTGACTGTCGTAGAAGGCTTCCGTGAGAACGAG GCTTCTTCTTCTAGCTCAGCATTGAAAAACAACAATAGCAACACAGAGGAAGCTGCAAATTACAACGAGGAAGACGATTTAATCGACATTGATTCTCTTCTGGATGACGACAGTTTCATGTCTCTTGCATTTGAATAA
- the LOC104727053 gene encoding calmodulin-binding transcription activator 2-like isoform X1, whose translation MADRGSFGFAPRLDIKQLLSEAQHRWLRPAEICEILRNHQKFHIASEPPNRPPSGSLFLFDRKVLRYFRKDGHNWRKKKDGKTVKEAHEKLKVGSIDVLHCYYAHGEDNENFQRRCYWMLEQDLMHIVFVHYLEVKGNRMSTGGTKENHSNSLSGTGSVNVDSTATRSSILSPLCEDADSGDSRQASSSLQPNPEPQTVVPQIIHHQNAITMNSCNTASVLGNPDGWTSAPGIGLVSQVHGNRVKESDSQRSGDVPAWDASFENSLARYQNLPYNAPLTQTQPLQNQVNWQIPVQESVPLQKWPMDSHSGMTDTTDLALFGQRGHENFGTFSSLLGSQNQQPSSFQAPFTNNEAAYIPKLGPEDLIYEASANQTLPLRKALLKKEDSLKKVDSFSRWVSKELGEMEDLQMQSSSGGIAWTSVECETAAAGSSLSPSLSEDQRFTMIDFWPKWTQTDSEVEVMVIGTFLLSPQEVTSYSWSCMFGEVEVPAEILVDGVLCCHAPPHEVGRVPFYITCSDRFSCSEVREFDFLPGSTRKLNATDIYGANTIEASLHLRFDSLLALRSSVEEHHIFENVGEKRRKISKIMLLKDEKESLLPGTVEKDLSALEAKERLIREEFEDKLYLWLIHKVTEEGKGPNILDEDGQGVLHLAAALGYDWGIKPILAAGVSINFRDANGWSALHWAAFSGREDTVAVLVSLGADAGALADPSPEHPLGKTAADLAYGNGHRGISGFLAESSLTSYLEKLTVDAKENSSADSSGAKAVLTVAERTATPMSYGDVPETLSMKDSLTAVLNATQAADRLHQVFRMQSFQRKQLSELGGDNEFDISDELAVSFAAAKTKKPGHSNGAVHAAAVQIQKKYRGWKKRKEFLLIRQRIVKIQAHVRGHQVRKQYRAIIWSVGLLEKIILRWRRKGSGLRGFKRDTITKPAEPVCPAPQEDDYDFLKEGRKQTEERLQKALTRVKSMAQYPEARAQYRRLLTVVEGFRENEASSSSSALKNNNSNTEEAANYNEEDDLIDIDSLLDDDSFMSLAFE comes from the exons ATGGCGGATCGCGGATCTTTCGGATTTGCTCCTCGATTAG ATATCAAGCAGTTGCTGTCAGAAGCACAACACAGGTGGCTGAGACCTGCTGAGATTTGTGAAATTCTTCGCAATCATCAAAAGTTTCATATTGCCTCCGAGCCTCCCAACCGACCTCCca GTGGTTCACTCTTTCTCTTTGATAGGAAGGTGCTCAGATATTTCCGAAAAGATGGGCACAactggaggaagaagaaagatgggaaGACGGTTAAAGAGGCTCACGAAAAGCTGAAG GTAGGAAGCATTGATGTGTTACATTGTTACTACGCCCATGGAGAAGATAATGAGAACTTCCAGAGGCGGTGCTACTGGATGCTTGAACA GGATCTGATGCACATTGTTTTTGTTCACTACCTGGAGGTTAAG GGTAACCGGATGAGTACCGGTGGAACTAAAGAAAACCATTCAAATTCGTTGAGTGGCACCGGCTCTGTAAATGTTGATTCAACAGCAACCCGATCCAGCATATTGTCACCATTATGTGAAGATGCTGATTCTG GGGATAGTCGTCAAGCAAGTTCCAGTTTGCAACCAAATCCTGAACCTCAAACTGTTGTTCCTCAGATAATACATCATCAGAATGCTATCACAATGAATTCTTGTAATACGGCCTCTGTTTTGG GAAATCCAGATGGTTGGACGTCAGCTCCTGGCATTGGACTTGTTTCGCAGGTTCATGGGAACAGAGTAAAAGAAAGTGACTCCCAAAGATCAGGTGATGTCCCAGCATGGGATGCTTCCTTTGAGAATTCATTGGCAAGATACCAGAATCTACCTTATAATGCTCCGTTGACTCAGACACAGCCTCTTCAAAATCAAGTAAATTGGCAG ATCCCTGTTCAGGAAAGCGTGCCATTGCAAAAATGGCCCATGGATTCGCATTCTGGGATGACTGATACTACTGATCTTGCCTTATTTGGGCAAAGAGGACATGAAAATTTCGGGACATTTTCCAGTCTTCTTGGCAGTCAAAATCAGCAGCCTAGTAGTTTTCAAGCTCCTTTTACTAATAATGAAGCAGCATATATACCTAAATTAGGCCCCGAGGATCTTATATATGAAGCAAGTGCAAACCAAACGCTACCTCTTAGAAAAGCATTGTTAAAAAAAGAGGATAGTTTGAAAAAGGTTGACAGCTTTTCTCGGTGGGTTAGTAAAGAACTTGGGGAGATGGAGGACTTGCAGATGCAGTCTTCATCTGGAGGTATTGCATGGACTTCTGTTGAATGTGAAACTGCAGCAGCTGGGTCTTCCTTAAGTCCTTCTCTGTCCGAGGATCAGCGCTTCACTATGATCGACTTTTGGCCCAAATGGACTCAGACCGACTCAGAAGTTGAG GTAATGGTTATTGGGACATTTCTGTTGAGTCCTCAGGAAGTAACTAGCTACAGCTGGTCATGCATGTTTGGAGAAGTGGAGGTCCCAGCTGAGATATTAGTAGATGGTGTTCTTTGTTGTCATGCTCCGCCACATGAAGTCGGTCGAGTCCCATTCTATATTACATGTTCTGACAGATTCTCTTGCAGTGAAGTACGAGAATTCGATTTCCTTCCTGGGTCTACCAGAAAGTTAAATGCTACTGACATTTATGGTGCCAATACAATAGAAGCATCGCTTCATTTGCGGTTTGATAGTTTGCTGGCACTCAGATCTTCTGTTGAGGAACACcatatatttgaaaatgttGGGGAGAAACGAAGAAAAATCAGCAAAATCATGTTGCTGAAAGATGAGAAAGAGTCGCTTCTTCCCGGAACAGTTGAGAAAGATTTAAGCGCTCTGGAAGCAAAAGAGCGACTGATTAGGGAAGAGTTTGAAGATAAGTTATATCTGTGGCTCATCCATAAGGTGACTGAAGAGGGCAAGGGTCCGAATATATTAGATGAAGATGGACAGGGTGTTCTACATCTTGCCGCAGCGCTTGGGTACGATTGGGGGATAAAGCCAATATTAGCAGCAGGAGTGAGCATCAACTTCCGCGATGCAAATGGGTGGTCTGCTCTTCATTGGGCTGCATTCAGTGGCAG AGAGGATACTGTTGCTGTACTTGTCTCTCTGGGTGCTGATGCTGGAGCTTTGGCGGACCCATCTCCAGAACATCCTTTGGGTAAAACAGCTGCGGACTTGGCTTATGGAAATGGACACAGGGGAATATCGGGTTTCCTTGCAGAGTCATCCCTCACTAGCTACCTTGAAAAGCTAACAGTGGACGCTAAAGAAAACAGCTCCGCTGACTCCTCTGGAGCAAAAGCTGTTCTAACAGTAGCGGAGCGAACAGCTACTCCTATGAGTTATGGTGATGTACCAGAAACACTTTCGATGAAGGATTCACTTACTGCTGTCCTTAATGCTACACAAGCAGCTGATCGTCTTCATCAAGTGTTCAGGATGCAGTCGTTCCAGCGGAAACAGCTCTCTGAACTTGGTGGTGACAACGAATTTGATATATCCGACGAGTTAGCTGTTTCTTTTGCAGCTGCGAAGACTAAGAAGCCAGGGCACAGTAATG GTGCTGTTCATGCTGCTGCAGTTCAAATCCAGAAAAAATATCGTGgttggaagaagagaaaggagttCCTTCTGATCCGACAAAGAATCGTCAAGATTCAG GCTCATGTGAGAGGACATCAAGTCCGGAAACAATACCGAGCCATTATTTGGTCCGTAGGATTACTTGAGAAAATCATATTGCGATGGAGGCGTAAAGGTAGTGGCTTACGCGGTTTCAAACGGGATACAATCACCAAGCCAGCGGAACCTGTATGTCCTGCCCCACAAGAAGATGACTATGATTTTCTCAAGGAAGGAAGGAAACAAACAGAGGAAAGGCTTCAAAAGGCTCTAACCCGAGTGAAGTCTATGGCTCAATATCCAGAGGCAAGGGCTCAATACCGTAGACTATTGACTGTCGTAGAAGGCTTCCGTGAGAACGAG GCTTCTTCTTCTAGCTCAGCATTGAAAAACAACAATAGCAACACAGAGGAAGCTGCAAATTACAACGAGGAAGACGATTTAATCGACATTGATTCTCTTCTGGATGACGACAGTTTCATGTCTCTTGCATTTGAATAA
- the LOC104727053 gene encoding calmodulin-binding transcription activator 2-like isoform X3, protein MADRGSFGFAPRLDIKQLLSEAQHRWLRPAEICEILRNHQKFHIASEPPNRPPSGSLFLFDRKVLRYFRKDGHNWRKKKDGKTVKEAHEKLKVGSIDVLHCYYAHGEDNENFQRRCYWMLEQDLMHIVFVHYLEVKGNRMSTGGTKENHSNSLSGTGSVNVDSTATRSSILSPLCEDADSGDSRQASSSLQPNPEPQTVVPQIIHHQNAITMNSCNTASVLGNPDGWTSAPGIGLVSQVHGNRVKESDSQRSGDVPAWDASFENSLARYQNLPYNAPLTQTQPLQNQVNWQIPVQESVPLQKWPMDSHSGMTDTTDLALFGQRGHENFGTFSSLLGSQNQQPSSFQAPFTNNEAAYIPKLGPEDLIYEASANQTLPLRKALLKKEDSLKKVDSFSRWVSKELGEMEDLQMQSSSGGIAWTSVECETAAAGSSLSPSLSEDQRFTMIDFWPKWTQTDSEVEVMVIGTFLLSPQEVTSYSWSCMFGEVEVPAEILVDGVLCCHAPPHEVGRVPFYITCSDRFSCSEVREFDFLPGSTRKLNATDIYGANTIEASLHLRFDSLLALRSSVEEHHIFENVGEKRRKISKIMLLKDEKESLLPGTVEKDLSALEAKERLIREEFEDKLYLWLIHKVTEEGKGPNILDEDGQGVLHLAAALGYDWGIKPILAAGVSINFRDANGWSALHWAAFSGREDTVAVLVSLGADAGALADPSPEHPLGKTAADLAYGNGHRGISGFLAESSLTSYLEKLTVDAKENSSADSSGAKAVLTVAERTATPMSYGDVPETLSMKDSLTAVLNATQAADRLHQVFRMQSFQRKQLSELGGDNEFDISDELAVSFAAAKTKKPGHSNGAVHAAAVQIQKKYRGWKKRKEFLLIRQRIVKIQAHVRGHQVRKQYRAIIWSVGLLEKIILRWRRKGSGLRGFKRDTITKPAEPVCPAPQEDDYDFLKEGRKQTEERLQKALTRVKSMAQYPEARAQYRRLLTVVEGFRENEASSSSSALKNNNSNTEEAANYNEEDDLIDIDSLLDDDSFMSLAFE, encoded by the exons ATGGCGGATCGCGGATCTTTCGGATTTGCTCCTCGATTAG ATATCAAGCAGTTGCTGTCAGAAGCACAACACAGGTGGCTGAGACCTGCTGAGATTTGTGAAATTCTTCGCAATCATCAAAAGTTTCATATTGCCTCCGAGCCTCCCAACCGACCTCCca GTGGTTCACTCTTTCTCTTTGATAGGAAGGTGCTCAGATATTTCCGAAAAGATGGGCACAactggaggaagaagaaagatgggaaGACGGTTAAAGAGGCTCACGAAAAGCTGAAG GTAGGAAGCATTGATGTGTTACATTGTTACTACGCCCATGGAGAAGATAATGAGAACTTCCAGAGGCGGTGCTACTGGATGCTTGAACA GGATCTGATGCACATTGTTTTTGTTCACTACCTGGAGGTTAAG GGTAACCGGATGAGTACCGGTGGAACTAAAGAAAACCATTCAAATTCGTTGAGTGGCACCGGCTCTGTAAATGTTGATTCAACAGCAACCCGATCCAGCATATTGTCACCATTATGTGAAGATGCTGATTCTG GGGATAGTCGTCAAGCAAGTTCCAGTTTGCAACCAAATCCTGAACCTCAAACTGTTGTTCCTCAGATAATACATCATCAGAATGCTATCACAATGAATTCTTGTAATACGGCCTCTGTTTTGG GAAATCCAGATGGTTGGACGTCAGCTCCTGGCATTGGACTTGTTTCGCAGGTTCATGGGAACAGAGTAAAAGAAAGTGACTCCCAAAGATCAGGTGATGTCCCAGCATGGGATGCTTCCTTTGAGAATTCATTGGCAAGATACCAGAATCTACCTTATAATGCTCCGTTGACTCAGACACAGCCTCTTCAAAATCAAGTAAATTGGCAG ATCCCTGTTCAGGAAAGCGTGCCATTGCAAAAATGGCCCATGGATTCGCATTCTGGGATGACTGATACTACTGATCTTGCCTTATTTGGGCAAAGAGGACATGAAAATTTCGGGACATTTTCCAGTCTTCTTGGCAGTCAAAATCAGCAGCCTAGTAGTTTTCAAGCTCCTTTTACTAATAATGAAGCAGCATATATACCTAAATTAGGCCCCGAGGATCTTATATATGAAGCAAGTGCAAACCAAACGCTACCTCTTAGAAAAGCATTGTTAAAAAAAGAGGATAGTTTGAAAAAGGTTGACAGCTTTTCTCGGTGGGTTAGTAAAGAACTTGGGGAGATGGAGGACTTGCAGATGCAGTCTTCATCTGGAGGTATTGCATGGACTTCTGTTGAATGTGAAACTGCAGCAGCTGGGTCTTCCTTAAGTCCTTCTCTGTCCGAGGATCAGCGCTTCACTATGATCGACTTTTGGCCCAAATGGACTCAGACCGACTCAGAAGTTGAG GTAATGGTTATTGGGACATTTCTGTTGAGTCCTCAGGAAGTAACTAGCTACAGCTGGTCATGCATGTTTGGAGAAGTGGAGGTCCCAGCTGAGATATTAGTAGATGGTGTTCTTTGTTGTCATGCTCCGCCACATGAAGTCGGTCGAGTCCCATTCTATATTACATGTTCTGACAGATTCTCTTGCAGTGAAGTACGAGAATTCGATTTCCTTCCTGGGTCTACCAGAAAGTTAAATGCTACTGACATTTATGGTGCCAATACAATAGAAGCATCGCTTCATTTGCGGTTTGATAGTTTGCTGGCACTCAGATCTTCTGTTGAGGAACACcatatatttgaaaatgttGGGGAGAAACGAAGAAAAATCAGCAAAATCATGTTGCTGAAAGATGAGAAAGAGTCGCTTCTTCCCGGAACAGTTGAGAAAGATTTAAGCGCTCTGGAAGCAAAAGAGCGACTGATTAGGGAAGAGTTTGAAGATAAGTTATATCTGTGGCTCATCCATAAGGTGACTGAAGAGGGCAAGGGTCCGAATATATTAGATGAAGATGGACAGGGTGTTCTACATCTTGCCGCAGCGCTTGGGTACGATTGGGGGATAAAGCCAATATTAGCAGCAGGAGTGAGCATCAACTTCCGCGATGCAAATGGGTGGTCTGCTCTTCATTGGGCTGCATTCAGTGGCAG AGAGGATACTGTTGCTGTACTTGTCTCTCTGGGTGCTGATGCTGGAGCTTTGGCGGACCCATCTCCAGAACATCCTTTGGGTAAAACAGCTGCGGACTTGGCTTATGGAAATGGACACAGGGGAATATCGGGTTTCCTTGCAGAGTCATCCCTCACTAGCTACCTTGAAAAGCTAACAGTGGACGCTAAAGAAAACAGCTCCGCTGACTCCTCTGGAGCAAAAGCTGTTCTAACAGTAGCGGAGCGAACAGCTACTCCTATGAGTTATGGTGATGTACCAGAAACACTTTCGATGAAGGATTCACTTACTGCTGTCCTTAATGCTACACAAGCAGCTGATCGTCTTCATCAAGTGTTCAGGATGCAGTCGTTCCAGCGGAAACAGCTCTCTGAACTTGGTGGTGACAACGAATTTGATATATCCGACGAGTTAGCTGTTTCTTTTGCAGCTGCGAAGACTAAGAAGCCAGGGCACAGTAATGGTGCTGTTCATGCTGCTGCAGTTCAAATCCAGAAAAAATATCGTGgttggaagaagagaaaggagttCCTTCTGATCCGACAAAGAATCGTCAAGATTCAG GCTCATGTGAGAGGGCATCAAGTCCGGAAACAATACCGAGCCATTATTTGGTCCGTAGGATTACTTGAGAAAATCATATTGCGATGGAGGCGTAAAGGTAGTGGCTTACGCGGTTTCAAACGGGATACAATCACCAAGCCAGCGGAACCTGTATGTCCTGCCCCACAAGAAGATGACTATGATTTTCTCAAGGAAGGAAGGAAACAAACAGAGGAAAGGCTTCAAAAGGCTCTAACCCGAGTGAAGTCTATGGCTCAATATCCAGAGGCAAGGGCTCAATACCGTAGACTATTGACTGTCGTAGAAGGCTTCCGTGAGAACGAG GCTTCTTCTTCTAGCTCAGCATTGAAAAACAACAATAGCAACACAGAGGAAGCTGCAAATTACAACGAGGAAGACGATTTAATCGACATTGATTCTCTTCTGGATGACGACAGTTTCATGTCTCTTGCATTTGAATAA